One genomic region from Actinocatenispora thailandica encodes:
- a CDS encoding MFS transporter — protein sequence MTGTAAAGSPDGTAASRADSTAGRRSGGSRTRTTALAVICAAQTMFLLDTMIVTVALPHIQTGLGFSGPELSWVITAYALVFGGLLLLGSRCGDVFGRRRVFVFGLVLFTVASLTAGLAQAPWQLIASRAAQAAGAAAASPATLSLLATTFPEGPARNRAISIYTALGTAGGGIGLLAGGLIASLTSWRWIMLVNVPFGILVAAAAPRVLSEARRQPGRFDVPGALTGTAGMTMLVFGLTRAATDPAGTVHWTDPVVLASVAAAVLLLGLFVLVEWRSGRPLLPLRLFAGRARAGNYLAIVSYSMAMTGIAFFLTLFLQRIWHYSPLRTALVFLPMTALLVACSRASGPLLRRVGTRTVALAGLAVAAVGVGWLSLMGVSGGYLSDLLVPSSLTYAGLGVAAPPMTVEALASIGERDAGIASGVFNCARQLGGAVGLALLGSITWTTVAAHRRLPASHALAIGIDRGFLVAAGLVVLALAATVAGMPGRRPPGS from the coding sequence ATGACCGGTACCGCGGCGGCGGGCAGCCCGGACGGCACCGCGGCGAGCCGCGCAGACAGCACCGCGGGGAGACGGTCGGGCGGCTCCCGGACCCGGACCACCGCGCTGGCCGTGATCTGTGCCGCGCAGACGATGTTCCTGCTGGACACGATGATCGTGACGGTCGCGCTGCCGCACATCCAGACCGGGCTGGGCTTCTCCGGCCCGGAGCTGTCCTGGGTGATCACCGCGTACGCCCTGGTGTTCGGCGGGCTGCTGCTGCTCGGCAGCCGGTGCGGCGACGTGTTCGGCCGGCGCCGGGTGTTCGTGTTCGGCTTGGTGCTGTTCACGGTCGCGTCCCTGACTGCGGGGCTGGCGCAGGCCCCGTGGCAGCTGATCGCCTCCCGGGCGGCGCAGGCCGCCGGTGCGGCCGCGGCCAGTCCGGCCACCTTGTCGCTGCTGGCCACCACGTTCCCGGAGGGCCCGGCCCGCAACCGGGCGATCAGCATCTACACCGCGCTGGGTACCGCGGGCGGCGGGATCGGACTGCTGGCCGGCGGGCTGATCGCCAGCCTGACCTCCTGGCGCTGGATCATGCTGGTCAACGTGCCGTTCGGCATCCTGGTGGCGGCAGCCGCACCGCGGGTACTCAGCGAGGCCCGCCGACAGCCGGGCCGCTTCGACGTGCCCGGGGCGCTGACCGGCACCGCCGGCATGACGATGCTGGTGTTCGGGCTCACCCGGGCGGCCACCGACCCGGCCGGTACGGTGCACTGGACCGATCCGGTGGTACTCGCGTCGGTCGCCGCCGCCGTCCTGCTGCTCGGCCTGTTCGTACTGGTGGAGTGGCGCAGTGGGCGGCCACTGCTGCCGCTGCGGCTGTTCGCCGGCCGGGCCCGGGCCGGCAACTACCTGGCGATCGTGTCGTACAGCATGGCGATGACCGGGATCGCGTTCTTCCTCACCCTGTTCCTGCAACGCATCTGGCACTACAGCCCACTGCGTACCGCGCTGGTCTTCCTGCCGATGACCGCGCTGCTGGTGGCCTGCTCCCGCGCCAGCGGGCCGCTGCTGCGCCGCGTCGGTACCCGTACCGTCGCGCTCGCCGGTCTGGCCGTCGCCGCGGTCGGCGTCGGCTGGCTGTCCCTGATGGGTGTCTCCGGCGGCTATCTGAGCGACCTGCTGGTGCCCAGTTCGCTCACCTACGCCGGGTTGGGGGTGGCCGCGCCGCCGATGACCGTCGAGGCACTGGCCAGCATCGGCGAGCGGGACGCCGGCATCGCGTCCGGGGTGTTCAACTGCGCCCGCCAGCTCGGCGGCGCGGTCGGGTTGGCCCTGCTGGGCAGCATCACCTGGACGACGGTCGCGGCGCACCGCCGGTTGCCCGCCTCGCACGCGCTCGCGATCGGCATCGACCGCGGCTTCCTGGTCGCCGCCGGGCTGGTGGTACTCGCGCTCGCCGCCACCGTGGCCGGCATGCCGGGCCGCCGGCCTCCGGGCAGCTGA
- a CDS encoding glycerophosphodiester phosphodiesterase family protein: protein MSGKPEWPRVGTCVAHRGACGTAPENTIAACRTAIEQGARTIEVDVQRCGDGELVVMHDSRLRRTTDIAQVLPDRADATINELTMAELRKLDAGAWFDERYRGEPVPTLAELLAAIDGRSTLFIELKWPERSPGIEQQLAEELRHCLGDRLADTGRPPVAIQVVDVDRLRTLHELLPTVPMCLMSGLTYMLELDRFAELGDWVSAYTPLGRLLTAEHVTAAHRHGIRVLPWTIDAPEAVAAMRDLGVDAVITNDVPFAQPIMSGQPSRLPRTPVRIESASVADERTVLRAESTVDLTGWSLRNHLLRRQPLPARKLAAGETLEIASASKKFLDNYGDTLALYDADDIVVDLHFYRELGAPTGG, encoded by the coding sequence ATGAGCGGAAAACCCGAATGGCCGCGGGTCGGTACCTGCGTCGCGCACCGGGGTGCGTGCGGCACCGCGCCGGAGAACACGATCGCCGCCTGCCGCACGGCGATCGAGCAGGGTGCCCGGACGATCGAGGTGGACGTGCAGCGCTGCGGTGACGGCGAGCTGGTCGTGATGCACGACAGCAGGCTGCGCCGCACCACCGACATCGCGCAGGTCCTGCCGGACCGGGCGGACGCGACGATCAACGAGCTGACGATGGCCGAGCTGCGCAAGCTCGACGCCGGTGCGTGGTTCGACGAGCGGTACCGCGGGGAACCGGTACCGACGCTGGCCGAGCTGCTGGCCGCGATCGACGGGCGCAGCACGCTGTTCATCGAGCTGAAGTGGCCGGAACGCAGCCCCGGCATCGAGCAGCAGCTGGCCGAGGAGCTGCGCCACTGCCTCGGCGATCGGCTCGCCGACACCGGCCGCCCACCGGTGGCGATCCAGGTGGTCGACGTCGATCGGTTGCGGACGCTGCACGAGCTGCTGCCGACCGTACCGATGTGCCTGATGAGCGGGCTGACCTACATGCTGGAGCTGGACCGGTTCGCGGAACTCGGCGACTGGGTCTCGGCGTACACGCCGCTCGGCCGGCTGCTGACCGCCGAGCACGTGACCGCCGCGCACCGGCACGGCATCCGGGTGCTGCCGTGGACCATCGACGCGCCGGAGGCCGTCGCCGCGATGCGTGATCTCGGCGTCGACGCGGTGATCACCAACGACGTGCCGTTCGCGCAGCCGATCATGTCCGGCCAGCCGAGCCGGTTGCCGCGCACCCCGGTACGGATCGAGTCGGCCTCGGTCGCCGACGAGCGCACCGTGCTGCGCGCGGAGTCCACTGTGGACCTCACCGGCTGGTCGCTGCGTAACCACCTGCTGCGCCGCCAGCCGCTGCCGGCACGCAAGCTCGCTGCCGGCGAGACGCTGGAGATCGCCTCGGCGAGCAAGAAGTTCCTGGACAACTACGGTGACACGCTCGCCCTGTACGACGCCGACGACATCGTCGTCGACCTGCACTTCTACCGCGAGCTGGGCGCACCCACCGGAGGGTGA
- a CDS encoding LysR family transcriptional regulator, giving the protein MDVVWLESLVALGEHGSFTRAAESLHISQPAFSRRIRALEQWAGTDLVDRTSLPITLTPSGRVLRARAADVVAGLSALHDEMRGRQTMPAQPVRLAVSHSLATHYFAGWWHTITADAPQLTCLLLAANTLEAYDTLVHGGCDLLLGYVDPLHPLDLGDTDIESVLVAQDRLAPYARPGTYRLPDPDRTAADGGPEMPYVSHGAGSFLGRVTDRILAGRRPRLRPVAQSDLTSVLAALVAAGVGIGWLPGLLTAEQVAAGRMAPVGDGHWTAALEIRLSRNRRQRTSSHAAEVWERAAAGPGTTG; this is encoded by the coding sequence ATGGACGTGGTCTGGCTGGAGAGCCTGGTGGCGCTGGGCGAGCACGGCAGCTTCACCCGGGCGGCCGAGTCGCTGCACATCAGCCAGCCGGCGTTCAGCCGGCGGATCCGCGCGCTGGAGCAGTGGGCCGGCACCGATCTGGTCGACCGGACCAGCCTGCCGATCACGCTGACCCCGAGCGGTCGGGTGCTGCGGGCCCGCGCCGCCGACGTGGTGGCCGGGCTGTCCGCGCTGCACGACGAGATGCGCGGCCGCCAGACGATGCCGGCGCAGCCGGTCCGGCTGGCGGTCAGCCACAGCCTCGCCACCCACTACTTCGCCGGCTGGTGGCACACCATCACCGCCGACGCCCCGCAGCTGACCTGCCTGCTGCTCGCGGCGAACACCCTGGAGGCGTACGACACGCTCGTGCACGGCGGCTGCGACCTGCTGCTGGGCTACGTCGATCCGCTGCACCCGCTGGACCTGGGCGACACCGACATCGAGTCGGTGCTGGTCGCGCAGGACCGGCTGGCGCCGTACGCCCGGCCCGGCACGTACCGGCTGCCCGACCCGGACCGGACGGCGGCCGACGGCGGCCCGGAGATGCCGTACGTCAGCCACGGTGCGGGGTCGTTCCTCGGCCGGGTCACCGACCGCATCCTGGCCGGTCGGCGGCCGCGGCTGCGCCCCGTCGCGCAGAGCGACCTGACCTCGGTACTGGCCGCGCTGGTCGCCGCCGGCGTCGGGATCGGCTGGCTGCCCGGCCTGCTCACCGCCGAGCAGGTGGCGGCCGGGCGGATGGCGCCGGTCGGCGACGGGCACTGGACCGCCGCGCTGGAGATCCGGCTCAGTCGCAACCGGCGGCAACGTACCAGCAGCCACGCCGCCGAGGTCTGGGAGCGCGCCGCCGCGGGCCCGGGTACGACCGGATAG
- a CDS encoding D-cysteine desulfhydrase, with translation MQLARFPRYRLGHLPTPLEPMPRLTETLRANGSTVPHLWIKRDDCTGLATGGNKTRKLEFLVADALARGADTLVTQGATQSNHARQTAAAAARAGLGCELLLERRQVRDDEYEASGNVLLDTILGARIADRLPAGTDMAAAMESLADELRGQGKRPYLIPGGGSNPVGALGYVGCAQELATADVPIDWVVHATGSAGTQAGLLAGLLAMRSGIQVLGVSVRQPAAVQRPLVHELAVRAAELIGAPGAVGLDDVQVDDGWTGPGYGVPTDEMVAAVRLLAGTEGILLDPVYSGKAFAGLLGAIEAGRFAADEHVVFVHTGGSAGLFGYRSTFSPE, from the coding sequence ATGCAGCTCGCTCGATTCCCCCGGTACCGGCTGGGGCACCTGCCCACCCCGCTGGAACCGATGCCGCGGCTGACGGAAACGTTGCGCGCCAACGGTTCGACGGTGCCGCACCTGTGGATCAAGCGGGACGACTGCACCGGCCTGGCCACCGGCGGCAACAAGACCCGCAAGCTGGAGTTCCTGGTCGCGGACGCGCTGGCGCGGGGCGCCGACACGCTCGTCACGCAGGGCGCGACGCAGTCCAACCACGCCCGGCAGACGGCCGCCGCGGCGGCCCGCGCCGGTCTCGGCTGCGAGCTGCTGCTGGAGCGCCGGCAGGTGCGCGACGACGAGTACGAGGCGTCCGGCAACGTGCTGCTGGACACGATCCTCGGCGCCCGGATCGCGGACCGGCTGCCGGCCGGTACCGACATGGCGGCGGCGATGGAGTCGCTCGCCGACGAGCTACGCGGGCAGGGCAAGCGGCCGTACCTGATTCCCGGCGGTGGCTCGAACCCGGTCGGCGCGCTCGGCTACGTGGGCTGCGCGCAGGAGCTGGCGACCGCCGACGTACCGATCGACTGGGTGGTGCACGCGACGGGCAGCGCCGGCACCCAGGCCGGGCTGCTCGCCGGGTTGCTCGCGATGCGCAGCGGTATCCAGGTGCTCGGGGTCAGCGTCCGGCAGCCGGCGGCGGTGCAGCGCCCGCTGGTGCACGAGCTGGCCGTCCGGGCCGCCGAACTGATCGGCGCGCCCGGCGCGGTCGGCCTGGACGACGTGCAGGTCGACGACGGCTGGACCGGCCCCGGGTACGGGGTGCCGACCGACGAGATGGTCGCCGCGGTGCGGCTGCTTGCCGGGACGGAGGGCATCCTGCTCGATCCGGTGTACTCCGGCAAGGCGTTCGCCGGCCTGCTCGGTGCGATCGAGGCCGGTCGGTTCGCCGCCGACGAGCACGTGGTGTTCGTGCACACCGGCGGCAGCGCCGGCCTGTTCGGCTACCGCAGCACATTCTCGCCCGAGTAA
- a CDS encoding amidohydrolase yields MTDPVETDQPTDVVALRRDLHRHPEVGFTEFRTASRAAGRLDDLGWQVAAGETVLDPDARLGVPDGAELSAAYRRAERSGADPRYLPALRGGLTGVVARLRGSRPGPVLALRADLDALPLDESGSDDHAPGRLGFRSGWPGRMHACGHDGHVAVALALAERLTDRDFPGEVRLILQPAEEGGRGGAAMVAAGVADDIDVFVAPHLGMGLPTGTICTDVAGLLANSKLRAVFRGAAAHASMAPEHGRHALLGAAAATLAVHSMPAFSGHQTRVNVGALHGGTVSNIVPDRAELRLETRADDGEVNAELERRVRQMLAGAASSYGLDVDVELIGAVTTAGNDPAVTAALRDAAERIGATVGAAGAGIGSDDATAFMRRVQERGGVAGYFGIGASSPAPHHSGTFDLDEAALPLAVDLLESLVRNQTAAG; encoded by the coding sequence ATGACCGATCCGGTAGAGACCGACCAGCCGACGGACGTGGTCGCACTGCGCCGGGACCTGCACCGGCACCCGGAGGTCGGCTTCACCGAGTTCCGTACCGCGAGCCGGGCCGCCGGCCGGCTCGACGATCTCGGCTGGCAGGTGGCCGCCGGGGAGACCGTGCTGGACCCCGACGCCCGGCTCGGTGTGCCCGACGGCGCCGAACTGTCCGCGGCGTACCGCCGGGCCGAGCGCAGCGGTGCCGACCCCCGGTACCTGCCGGCGCTGCGTGGCGGGCTGACCGGGGTGGTGGCGCGGCTGCGCGGCTCCCGACCCGGCCCGGTACTCGCGCTGCGCGCCGACCTGGATGCGTTGCCGCTCGACGAGTCGGGCAGCGACGACCATGCGCCGGGCAGGCTCGGCTTCCGGTCCGGATGGCCCGGCCGGATGCACGCCTGCGGCCACGACGGGCACGTCGCCGTCGCGCTGGCGCTCGCCGAACGACTCACCGACCGCGACTTCCCCGGCGAGGTACGGCTGATCCTGCAGCCGGCCGAGGAAGGCGGACGGGGTGGCGCCGCGATGGTCGCCGCCGGGGTCGCCGACGACATCGACGTGTTCGTGGCGCCGCACCTGGGGATGGGCCTGCCGACCGGGACCATCTGTACCGACGTGGCCGGGCTGCTGGCGAACTCCAAGCTGCGGGCGGTCTTCCGCGGCGCCGCGGCGCACGCCTCGATGGCGCCGGAGCACGGCCGGCACGCACTGCTCGGCGCCGCGGCGGCGACGCTCGCGGTGCACTCGATGCCGGCGTTCTCCGGGCACCAGACGCGGGTCAACGTCGGCGCGCTGCACGGCGGTACGGTCAGCAACATCGTGCCGGACCGCGCCGAGTTGCGGCTGGAGACCCGGGCCGACGACGGCGAGGTGAACGCCGAGCTGGAACGCCGGGTCCGGCAGATGCTCGCCGGCGCCGCCAGCAGCTACGGGCTGGACGTGGACGTCGAGCTGATCGGCGCGGTGACCACCGCCGGCAACGATCCGGCGGTCACCGCCGCGCTGCGCGACGCGGCGGAACGGATCGGCGCCACGGTCGGCGCGGCGGGCGCCGGGATCGGCAGCGACGACGCGACCGCGTTCATGCGCCGGGTGCAGGAGCGCGGCGGAGTCGCCGGATACTTCGGCATCGGCGCGAGCAGCCCGGCACCGCACCACTCCGGCACCTTCGACCTCGACGAGGCAGCGTTGCCGCTCGCCGTCGACCTGCTGGAGTCCCTGGTACGCAACCAGACCGCGGCCGGGTGA
- a CDS encoding DUF3311 domain-containing protein — MSAPTRRRHRLVLVIPYLWTVAAVPAVNLVHASPLDVPLLLWWALVGVLVTTGSIAVVWRLDNALDAACAPDVAAAEPATGVDR; from the coding sequence ATGTCCGCACCAACCAGACGGCGCCATCGACTGGTGCTCGTGATCCCCTACCTGTGGACGGTGGCGGCCGTACCGGCCGTCAACCTGGTACACGCCAGCCCGCTCGACGTCCCGCTGCTGCTGTGGTGGGCGCTGGTCGGGGTCCTCGTCACCACCGGCAGCATCGCCGTGGTGTGGCGCCTCGACAACGCCCTCGACGCCGCGTGCGCACCGGACGTCGCCGCGGCGGAACCGGCGACGGGGGTGGACCGGTGA
- a CDS encoding sodium:solute symporter family protein: MTVALGIALFIVAATTGGTTYLARRRRRVTMSEWAVGGRSFGGILLWFLSAGEIYTTFAFLGAAGWAYAYGAPGFYILANAPLGYVLGYWLLPKIWRAGHDHNVMSQADYIRARFGRRWLAGLIALIGVLALIPYVQVQLTGLSTILTVMFHGSVGKPVAVLVGALLLLVFTFTAGLRSSAFASMVKDVFVVGVVVAVFVTIGTLTGLGGVGGIFRHLAEHHPHYANLPGMRPDAHYSPWWFCSSILMTNIGYWMWPHSFQANLSAKSDRAIRRNAVLQPLYTLSYFFIFVIGFAALLTLPHLTDSNTALVSVIYRYFPQWFIGIAAGTGILVALVPSTVMLLTLGTTVARNIYRPTADLSDRHRLLVGRLATVVGVAVAAYLTLGSSSTIVSLLLVAYSGIAQIGPAIILSLVWRRTSAYGVAAGSVVGIALVGIPQVSTWWSGISSIALGLFAVAVNTLVLVAVSLCTRAPEQAHIAVGIPDTTLPRTAPARA, encoded by the coding sequence GTGACCGTCGCCCTCGGTATCGCGCTGTTCATCGTCGCCGCCACCACCGGCGGCACCACCTACCTGGCCCGCCGACGGCGCCGGGTCACCATGAGCGAGTGGGCGGTCGGCGGTCGCAGCTTCGGCGGCATCCTGCTGTGGTTCCTGTCCGCCGGCGAGATCTACACGACGTTCGCCTTCCTCGGCGCCGCCGGCTGGGCCTACGCGTACGGCGCGCCGGGGTTCTACATCCTGGCCAACGCACCGCTCGGCTACGTGCTCGGGTACTGGCTGCTGCCGAAGATCTGGCGGGCCGGGCACGACCACAACGTGATGTCGCAGGCGGACTACATCCGGGCCCGGTTCGGCCGGCGGTGGCTGGCCGGTCTCATCGCCCTGATCGGGGTGCTCGCGCTCATCCCGTACGTGCAGGTGCAGCTGACCGGGCTGTCGACGATCCTGACGGTGATGTTCCACGGTTCGGTCGGCAAGCCGGTCGCGGTACTGGTCGGCGCGTTGCTGCTGCTGGTCTTCACGTTCACCGCGGGGCTGCGCTCCTCGGCGTTCGCCTCGATGGTCAAGGACGTCTTCGTGGTCGGCGTGGTGGTCGCCGTGTTCGTCACGATCGGCACCCTCACCGGGCTCGGCGGCGTCGGCGGCATCTTCCGGCACCTGGCCGAGCACCATCCGCACTACGCCAACCTGCCCGGGATGCGGCCGGACGCGCACTACAGCCCCTGGTGGTTCTGCTCCTCGATCCTGATGACCAACATCGGCTACTGGATGTGGCCGCATTCCTTCCAGGCCAACCTGTCCGCGAAGAGCGACCGGGCGATCCGGCGCAACGCGGTGCTGCAACCGCTCTACACCCTGTCGTACTTCTTCATCTTCGTGATCGGGTTCGCCGCGCTGCTGACGCTGCCGCACCTGACCGACTCCAACACCGCGCTGGTGTCGGTGATCTACCGGTACTTCCCGCAGTGGTTCATCGGGATCGCCGCCGGTACCGGCATTCTCGTCGCGCTGGTGCCGTCCACGGTGATGCTGCTGACGCTCGGCACCACGGTGGCCCGCAACATCTACCGGCCCACCGCCGACCTGTCCGACCGGCACCGGCTGCTCGTCGGCCGGCTCGCCACGGTGGTCGGCGTCGCGGTCGCCGCGTACCTGACGCTCGGGTCGAGTTCCACCATCGTGAGCCTGCTGCTGGTGGCGTACAGCGGGATCGCGCAGATCGGACCGGCCATCATCCTGTCCCTGGTCTGGCGGCGCACCAGCGCCTACGGGGTCGCGGCCGGATCGGTCGTCGGCATCGCGCTGGTCGGCATCCCGCAGGTGTCGACCTGGTGGTCGGGCATCTCCTCGATCGCGCTCGGGCTGTTCGCCGTCGCGGTCAACACGCTGGTCCTGGTCGCGGTCAGCCTCTGCACCCGGGCACCGGAGCAGGCGCACATCGCGGTCGGGATCCCGGACACCACGCTGCCCCGTACCGCACCGGCGCGCGCCTGA
- a CDS encoding M48 family metalloprotease — protein sequence MTTEMSAACPDCAAPLVADERYPSWCPGCGWGVDPSPPKPPRGRVDRWIRRVGDRTMASVHERLCRAEVSRPSRDVAWVLTYVLAGCVHAVTVAVAVLGIWLCLSGRLVLVLFGLFALAIVVLLRPRLGKLDPEVELLDRDEAPQLYALCDAVADAIGARHIEQIGLDPDLNAYYTVVGIRRRRTMVLGAPLWTVLDRQGRVALLGHELGHGANGDIRQGVVVDGALRTLVHWYGLIRPGRDSVFAARGNPLGMIAGLLLLVPQAIVGGALYCVIVAFALVSLRVGQRAEYLADAMSVRAAGRSGARSSLETLLVAPSLLRASRLVPRNAPAGASYAALVAHAAELPATEKDRLVRRGRSRRHRVDASHPPTAMRLDHVASRPDEPARVVLDAGQAAAIDAELAAPLARLERQFRDLVREYQV from the coding sequence GTGACGACCGAGATGTCCGCTGCGTGCCCGGACTGCGCCGCCCCGTTGGTGGCCGACGAGCGGTACCCGTCGTGGTGCCCGGGGTGCGGGTGGGGCGTCGACCCCAGCCCGCCGAAGCCGCCGCGGGGCCGGGTGGACCGGTGGATCCGGCGGGTCGGTGACCGGACCATGGCGTCGGTGCACGAACGGCTCTGCCGCGCCGAGGTGTCCCGGCCGAGCCGGGACGTGGCCTGGGTGCTCACCTACGTACTGGCCGGGTGCGTGCACGCGGTGACCGTGGCCGTCGCGGTACTGGGGATCTGGCTCTGTCTCTCCGGCCGGCTGGTGCTCGTCCTGTTCGGCCTGTTCGCGCTGGCGATCGTGGTGTTGTTGCGGCCCCGGCTGGGGAAGCTCGACCCGGAGGTCGAGCTGCTCGACCGGGACGAGGCGCCGCAGCTGTACGCGTTGTGCGACGCGGTGGCCGACGCGATCGGCGCCCGGCACATCGAGCAGATCGGCCTGGACCCGGACCTCAACGCGTACTACACCGTGGTCGGCATCCGCCGACGCCGGACCATGGTACTGGGTGCTCCACTGTGGACGGTGCTGGACCGGCAGGGCCGGGTCGCGCTGCTCGGCCACGAGCTCGGCCACGGCGCGAACGGTGACATCCGGCAGGGCGTGGTCGTCGACGGTGCGCTGCGCACGCTGGTCCACTGGTACGGGCTGATCCGGCCCGGCCGGGACAGCGTCTTCGCGGCCCGCGGCAACCCGCTCGGGATGATCGCCGGCCTGTTGCTGCTGGTACCGCAGGCGATCGTGGGCGGCGCGCTGTACTGCGTGATCGTGGCGTTCGCCCTGGTGTCCCTGCGGGTCGGCCAGCGGGCCGAGTACCTGGCCGACGCGATGTCCGTCCGCGCCGCGGGGCGGTCGGGGGCCCGGTCGTCGCTGGAAACCCTGCTCGTGGCGCCCTCGCTGCTACGAGCCAGCCGGCTGGTGCCCCGGAACGCGCCGGCCGGCGCGTCGTACGCCGCGCTCGTCGCGCACGCCGCGGAACTGCCGGCCACCGAGAAGGACCGGCTGGTCCGCCGGGGCCGGTCGCGCAGGCACCGGGTCGACGCGTCGCACCCGCCGACCGCGATGCGGCTGGACCACGTCGCCAGCCGGCCGGACGAACCGGCCCGGGTGGTACTCGACGCCGGACAGGCCGCGGCCATCGACGCCGAGCTGGCCGCACCGCTGGCCCGGCTGGAACGGCAGTTCCGCGACCTGGTCCGCGAGTACCAGGTCTGA
- a CDS encoding YdeI/OmpD-associated family protein, with protein sequence MRRGRTTDGDAAPMMRFTDAAAWEAWLAEHHAEDGGAWLLIRRKNSSVPLIDIDQAAEVAMCWGWIDGHRRAHDTDSFLQRYSRRRRNSPWSRVNVDRAEALIAAGRMREPGLAAIDAARADGRWDAAYAPQREAPVPDDLVAALAADPAASARFEALDRTARYLLVLPLLKARTPATRQRRLATTMKHLTDHTGSET encoded by the coding sequence ATGCGGCGAGGCCGCACCACCGACGGGGACGCGGCCCCGATGATGCGGTTCACCGACGCCGCGGCGTGGGAGGCCTGGCTGGCCGAGCACCACGCCGAGGACGGCGGCGCCTGGCTGCTGATCCGTCGCAAGAACTCGTCCGTACCGCTGATCGACATCGACCAGGCCGCCGAGGTGGCGATGTGCTGGGGCTGGATCGACGGCCACCGCCGGGCCCACGACACCGACTCGTTCCTGCAGCGCTACTCCCGCCGACGGCGAAACAGCCCCTGGTCGCGGGTGAACGTCGACCGGGCCGAGGCGCTGATCGCGGCGGGCCGGATGCGCGAGCCGGGGCTCGCCGCGATCGACGCCGCCCGCGCGGACGGCCGCTGGGACGCCGCGTACGCCCCGCAGCGCGAGGCGCCGGTACCGGACGACCTCGTCGCGGCGCTCGCCGCCGACCCGGCCGCGTCGGCACGCTTCGAGGCGCTCGACCGCACCGCCCGCTACCTGCTGGTCCTCCCCCTGCTCAAGGCCCGGACCCCCGCCACCCGGCAACGCCGCCTGGCCACCACCATGAAGCACCTCACCGACCACACGGGCAGCGAAACCTGA
- a CDS encoding DUF6624 domain-containing protein, translated as MDDRLRAELTAMFEADTAAVTAFYAHADEHRARFVATGIVATTPWPFGLLEWSPIESAPPLVRQVVEVVHTNTARLRRIVAAHGWPGRSLVDTDGADAAWLVLQHASSGVPSLGTPENLAFCRACIPLLARAVRSGDAQPRQLAATVDSLRGLDGLPPVYAVLTSDYRIEDGRPEFRRPVQVADIDRERSRIGLPPLASDIRRRQLGSTLDPAGPGRAEPWPTTPARRGRGPE; from the coding sequence ATGGACGACCGGTTACGCGCCGAGCTGACGGCGATGTTCGAGGCGGACACCGCGGCGGTGACGGCGTTCTACGCGCACGCCGACGAGCATCGGGCGCGGTTCGTGGCGACCGGGATCGTCGCGACGACGCCCTGGCCGTTCGGCCTGCTGGAGTGGTCACCGATCGAGTCGGCGCCACCCCTGGTACGACAGGTCGTCGAGGTGGTGCACACCAACACGGCGCGGCTCCGCCGGATCGTCGCCGCGCACGGCTGGCCCGGCCGCAGCCTGGTCGACACGGACGGCGCGGACGCCGCCTGGCTCGTCCTGCAACACGCCAGCTCCGGCGTCCCGTCGCTGGGCACACCCGAGAACCTGGCGTTCTGCCGAGCCTGCATCCCGCTGCTGGCGCGGGCGGTGCGGTCCGGCGACGCGCAACCACGGCAACTCGCCGCCACCGTCGACAGCCTCCGAGGGCTCGACGGGCTGCCGCCGGTCTACGCCGTCCTCACCTCCGACTACCGGATCGAGGACGGCCGCCCGGAGTTCCGCCGACCCGTGCAGGTCGCCGACATCGATCGCGAGCGCTCCCGGATCGGCCTGCCGCCCCTGGCCAGCGACATCCGTCGCCGCCAGTTGGGCAGCACCCTCGACCCAGCCGGCCCGGGCCGCGCCGAACCGTGGCCGACCACGCCGGCACGGCGTGGTCGGGGGCCCGAATAG